ACCTCGGCCCCCTGATCAGCGAGCCGCGGCAGGAAGCGCATCGACCAGATGACGTCCCCGTGACCGCCCTCCGGCACGACAAGCAGGCGTTTCCCGGACAGCGCTTCGCCGGTCCATCGCGGGAGGGGCAGCGGCGCGAATTGCGGGTCGATACCATGGCGACGTTCGAAAAGCGGCCAGCCGTGGGCAAAATTGCCAGCCCCGAGATGGAGCATCGCGGCCCCATAGGCCGCGGCATCGTCGGAAGGGTCTTGGGCAAGAATGGCGTCGAAGGCATCGGCCGCGCCGGGTGCGCCGGCACGGGCCAGCGCCAGAGCCTCTTGCAGAGCTGCGTCGCAGTCATCGGGTGCGGCAGCACGCCAGGCCGCGGCCGTTTCCGCCGCCGCTGTGGCGCGTCCCATCTCGCCAAGCAAATGGGTCAGGCGCGCTAGAACTTCCGGGGACCCCGGCGCCAGCGCCCGTGCCCGGGCAAGTGCGCCCAGAGCCGCGGTCTCACGCCCCATTTCCAGATGCGCATCGGCGATCAGCACCCACGGCTCGAACCTGTCCGGGCCGAGTTCCAGACTTGCCTCTGCCAGTGCCTTTGCACGGTCGAACTGCGCCCGGTCATAGGCGCGCAGCGCCATCGCGTAGAGCGTCTCTGCGCTCACGCGAAGCTGGCTCCGGCCGGAAGGTACACCTCGTCCTGCCCGAGGAACGCGGCCGCCCCATAGCCATGGCCCGCCATGAAGCGCGCGATTTCGGGAGAGCCGGCATTGTTTTCCACGATCCAGGCGCCGACCGGCACGCGGTCGAACGGGAAGCCGGCCAATGCGGCCATCTCTCCGCCCTCGATATCGAGTGAGACGAGGTCAAGACAGTCGATGCCCGCCATGTCGACGATATCCGCCAATGTCCTGACCGGCACCGGGTGGAGCCGTTCCCGGTGCCGCGGGTTGGCGCGGACGGCGGTAAGAAGCGTGGGCTCATAGCTGGACATCAGGCCGCTCATCTGCGTGAACCCCGCCTCCACCTCAACGAATGTGGCTGTGCCGGTCGCGGCGCCGGCGGCAAGGTTCAGGCAGGTGCAGCTTCGCGCCGCTCGGGCCAGATCGAACTGCCGCTGCGCCGGCTCGATCAGGATCCCGGTCCAGCCGCGGTGCCGTTCGAAAAAGAGCGTGTTCGATCCGGTGGTCCCGTCATAGCCGCCGATATCCAGAAAGACACCGCCGCGGCACTCCCGGAAAAACCGGGAGTCCAGCAGACAATCCTGCCCGGCCTGGCTGGCAAACTCCCGGTAGGCCCCCTTTGCCTTCAGCCTTCGCCAGACCGCCGCCGCCTCGGCCCCTGCGTGACGGCTTTCCGGAATGGCCGCCGGAAAGCCCTGCGCGGTGAATGATCGGCCCGACGTTGATAGGGCGTTGTCGTCGAAGATGGCCATTCCGAAATCAGTCTAGCTTGGCAGGGGCAGGTGGGTTGGTCCGTGTCCAAGCCTAGTGCATGACGCGGTCTTGCGCTATGGCTGCGGTCGCCAGCAGGTCGGGGCCTCAGTGCGAAACACGACACCGGACGGCTTCGGCCCTGCCTGAATATGGACCGTTTCGCTCGGCCTCAGCCACGGTCAGGTGGGGAAGGGCGCAGGTTCTTGCGTGAGCGGGGTTTCGTGGGATTGCATCGCGCTTGACCCGTCACAATACCCTTCAAGATACATGAGAAGACGCGAGCCTTGCCAAGACGATGTGAGGCGATCCCCCTTGGGAAATGCCGTTATTGTAAGGTCATAAGGAAGTAGACGCCCGAGAAAAGCCAAGCGCCTGCACTCCGCGTATGGCTCCCTCCCGACTTACCATGACGCAGTCGG
The genomic region above belongs to Rhodovulum sp. P5 and contains:
- a CDS encoding FkbM family methyltransferase, giving the protein MAIFDDNALSTSGRSFTAQGFPAAIPESRHAGAEAAAVWRRLKAKGAYREFASQAGQDCLLDSRFFRECRGGVFLDIGGYDGTTGSNTLFFERHRGWTGILIEPAQRQFDLARAARSCTCLNLAAGAATGTATFVEVEAGFTQMSGLMSSYEPTLLTAVRANPRHRERLHPVPVRTLADIVDMAGIDCLDLVSLDIEGGEMAALAGFPFDRVPVGAWIVENNAGSPEIARFMAGHGYGAAAFLGQDEVYLPAGASFA